A region from the Benincasa hispida cultivar B227 chromosome 12, ASM972705v1, whole genome shotgun sequence genome encodes:
- the LOC120092884 gene encoding 10 kDa chaperonin, mitochondrial-like has protein sequence MAKRLIPSLNRVLIEKILPPSKTSAGILLPESSTKLNSGKVIAVGPGARDNSGNLIPVCVKEGDTVLLPEYGGTPVKLGDKEFHLFRDEDILGTLHD, from the exons ATGGCGAAGCGCTTAATTCCATCCCTCAATCGTGTCCTGATTGAGAAAATTCTTCCTCCTTCCAAAACTTCTGCCGGTATTCTTCTCCCCGAGAGCTCCACCAAG TTGAACTCCGGCAAGGTGATTGCGGTGGGTCCTGGTGCACGGGATAATAGCGGGAATCTGATTCCAGTCTGTGTGAAAGAAGGTGATACCGTTCTTTTGCCTGAATATGGAGGCACGCCGGTGAAGCTCGGGGACAAAGA GTTCCATTTGTTTAGAGATGAAGACATTTTGGGAACTTTACATGATTGA
- the LOC120092882 gene encoding B3 domain-containing protein At2g31420-like: MGMGPAIEAFRMGFDLPDLDNIYIPRKRRGSSGAGKKQPETESELPLTMLEAATILIEMTNSVSDVNPEKISNTHKRKNPLTPKTATKKQRKKKAKQSKYPSIPEMPEALRDRIVEMGGYEIRLVIQKQLEDTDLSKNHGRLSMPIKKLLFDFTTEEERKLLSEVENQNKKGINTVIIDDVEERMICLKKWKIGSGDVYCLTTQWNSLVEETGLKVGQHIQIWSFRKDDENEAYHVCFAMVKLAPC; this comes from the coding sequence ATGGGAATGGGTCCAGCGATTGAAGCCTTCAGAATGGGTTTTGATCTTCCTGATTTAGACAATATTTACATTCCTCGAAAAAGAAGGGGATCTTCCGGCGCCGGAAAAAAACAACCCGAGACTGAATCCGAACTCCCCCTGACTATGTTGGAGGCTGCGACAATACTAATAGAGATGACAAACTCTGTTTCTGATGTTAACCCTGAAAAAATTAGCAACACCCACAAAAGGAAGAATCCTCTGACGCCAAAGACTGCAACTAAGAaacagaggaagaagaaggcaaAACAGAGCAAGTATCCATCGATTCCTGAGATGCCGGAAGCATTGAGAGATCGGATCGTGGAGATGGGTGGGTATGAAATTAGGCTGGTGATTCAGAAACAACTTGAAGACACTGATTTAAGCAAAAACCATGGCCGTTTGTCCATGCCGATAAAGAAACTGTTGTTTGATTTTACAACAGAGGAGGAGAGGAAGCTCTTGAGCGAAGTGGAAAACCAAAACAAGAAGGGGATAAACACGGTGATTATAGATGATGTTGAAGAAAGAATGATTTGTTTGAAGAAGTGGAAGATTGGAAGTGGAGATGTGTACTGTTTGACGACACAATGGAATTCGTTGGTGGAGGAAACGGGATTAAAAGTTGGACAACATATTCAAATTTGGAGCTTTAGAAAAGATGATGAAAACGAAGCTTATCATGTTTGCTTCGCTATGGTTAAGTTAGCACCTTGCTAA